The following coding sequences are from one Bacillota bacterium window:
- a CDS encoding CopG family transcriptional regulator yields the protein MYIMMYIEFLRMVKKAIRKQVYIESHQDRILKKKARELGITEAELVRRALEAHLEIGIASGRDMAAWEKEKSFIVSRIELGHEKGRALQGGRRTWRRDEFYEC from the coding sequence ATGTATATAATGATGTATATAGAGTTTTTAAGGATGGTGAAAAAAGCGATCCGGAAGCAGGTCTACATCGAATCTCACCAGGACAGGATATTAAAAAAGAAGGCGCGAGAATTGGGAATTACCGAGGCCGAACTGGTGCGCCGCGCCCTTGAAGCTCACCTGGAGATAGGGATTGCATCAGGACGTGACATGGCGGCCTGGGAAAAAGAAAAAAGTTTTATTGTAAGCCGCATCGAGTTAGGGCACGAAAAAGGCCGCGCCCTGCAGGGCGGGAGACGCACCTGGAGGCGGGACGAGTTTTATGAATGTTAA
- a CDS encoding PIN domain-containing protein, producing MNVKVLVDTNVLVYAYDLTEPAKQEQALKVLDELATTGRGALTAQVLAEFVVAATRKIAEPLSSERVMGCVENYLRSWTVLDLTGLIVLEAVRGVREHSLSYWNAQIWATARLNQISVIFSEDFASGSVLEGVAFVNPFSTGFEISAWL from the coding sequence ATGAATGTTAAGGTTCTTGTTGATACAAATGTCCTTGTTTACGCCTACGATTTAACGGAACCGGCCAAACAGGAACAAGCCCTGAAAGTTCTCGACGAACTGGCCACCACGGGCCGGGGCGCTCTCACTGCCCAGGTTTTAGCCGAGTTCGTTGTTGCCGCAACTCGTAAGATTGCAGAACCTTTAAGCTCTGAAAGGGTCATGGGATGTGTTGAGAATTACCTCCGTTCCTGGACTGTTTTAGATCTTACCGGCTTAATCGTCCTTGAAGCTGTACGGGGAGTACGGGAACACTCGCTCTCATACTGGAATGCTCAAATTTGGGCAACCGCCCGCCTCAACCAAATATCTGTGATTTTTAGTGAAGATTTCGCGTCAGGGAGCGTGCTTGAAGGAGTCGCTTTTGTGAATCCGTTTAGCACCGGCTTTGAGATATCGGCCTGGTTGTAA
- a CDS encoding HDIG domain-containing protein — protein MTREEAFDLVREKVQDPDLVRHMLATAAIMQGLARRFGEDEEKWYLTGLLHDIDYEVTKDDPDRHAIVGGEWLAEMGLDEEIVHAVKAHGQNDIPRTSLLDKALYATDPLSGLITAVAYVMPGRTLGEVQVRSIKKKFKDKAFARGADRNQIRKCEELGLPLEEFFEIALRAMQEIAPSLNLA, from the coding sequence GTGACAAGAGAGGAAGCTTTTGATCTGGTTCGGGAAAAGGTGCAGGACCCCGATCTCGTCCGCCACATGCTGGCGACCGCCGCGATCATGCAGGGGCTCGCCCGGCGGTTCGGAGAAGATGAGGAAAAGTGGTACCTCACCGGCCTGCTGCACGACATCGACTACGAGGTGACCAAGGACGACCCCGACCGCCACGCCATTGTCGGAGGAGAGTGGCTGGCGGAGATGGGGCTGGACGAAGAAATCGTGCATGCCGTAAAGGCCCACGGGCAAAACGACATTCCCCGCACTTCTTTGCTGGACAAGGCCCTGTATGCCACCGACCCCCTCTCCGGCTTGATTACTGCGGTTGCTTACGTGATGCCCGGGCGGACCCTCGGGGAGGTCCAGGTGCGGTCTATCAAGAAGAAATTCAAAGACAAGGCGTTTGCGCGGGGTGCCGACCGGAATCAGATCAGGAAGTGTGAAGAGCTCGGCCTTCCGCTGGAGGAGTTTTTCGAAATTGCCCTGCGGGCGATGCAGGAAATTGCACCTTCCCTCAACCTGGCCTAG
- a CDS encoding O-antigen ligase family protein, which translates to MAKKKHKRAKQSRKAASGGASSGGRLKPQKPAGAQKAVQQRRAQSAQKGKVVPIGEKGRRGKVIPLETARAAAQGASKKRFRFLFPAGAVQGIKKIQEGIRRTWRELGIRLRLSHSRRSAAAPGRQAPSLRTRPAPGGRRLQSAKGKRSLLAAAGARWDALGKRWPGLRAASGVGALLKQAATPEGIVAVLLAVLLFYPPYFRGLFFARELLPTHMFTAVIFSLFAFYKISKRELVFFRHPLDYAVFILLGFYVASSINAWNARGAIGAVLKMANYAAVYWLLAFSVRSLNAVQNYLKVYFASGTGVALLGLGAAFGTFHYRDAFVGGRIYSSLQYPNTLAAFLTAINLFGLYLAAAARGLGARVLLAVGNYLLFLTFLGTQSRGAYLIYPVGLLILLAGLPGRERWRALGNFALQVLAVFAVAGRVMACTGGGSELAGWLWALAGAVLAALFQLAWASRELKAAPGQAPKQAAEAPAAGGVPAGRRRLRPWVLPAAAVLALLILAGGAFALRQDRGSETAFASKIVPAQWVERVKSISLHEKNAQERLLWSLDAFKIMTSSPLNALVGTGGGGWNALYHSYQDYLYFSTEVHNHFLQVGVETGFPGLLAFLASWIFFCGITWRTLRCTGGSIQAAAAAPERAARERVAAQRQAVPGPAAVPFQSLPPDAVRGTAWAIFSGALALGLHSMIDFNLSLGAVALLLWGLFGLGRGLARLVDPAGDGTPGVPAAAQASRPASRRNRKPKRFRLSPALQGVLVGTVAAVLFLTSLSLLLGEKYALAASRALKNQDVQGAVSNLEQALEHDPWTTSYRADLAQIYLFQGEQNREGNLLQKGRELLDEAVKANRGDPQLRVMRARALFSTGRLEEGIRELEEAVALMPFGQSYYESLATGYLSAGRFLLEQAGQLEQAGQEAPFKEQRDPAELKEQGRAFLKKALDVPERIEKKMAAVPEKHKQYWGRGPLLAASPLIYLQAGEAAALLGRWTQADTYLAAAAGDPNLKPEAILWRGLALKERDRAEEGEELVAGALKLKPDLAEEQERIEALLGATSRRPS; encoded by the coding sequence ATGGCCAAAAAAAAGCACAAGCGCGCGAAACAGAGCAGGAAGGCAGCATCGGGCGGCGCGTCTTCCGGGGGCAGGCTGAAGCCCCAGAAGCCGGCCGGGGCGCAAAAAGCTGTGCAGCAGCGTCGGGCGCAGTCCGCTCAAAAGGGGAAGGTTGTTCCCATTGGCGAAAAGGGCAGGCGGGGGAAGGTGATTCCCCTTGAGACGGCGAGGGCTGCGGCCCAGGGTGCCTCGAAAAAGCGGTTTCGCTTCCTCTTCCCTGCCGGGGCGGTGCAGGGAATCAAAAAGATCCAGGAGGGCATCAGGCGGACGTGGCGGGAGCTGGGCATTCGCCTGCGCTTGAGCCATTCCCGCCGGAGCGCGGCTGCTCCCGGCAGGCAGGCTCCGTCCCTCCGAACCCGGCCCGCCCCGGGAGGCCGGCGCCTGCAGAGCGCGAAGGGTAAACGAAGCCTGCTTGCCGCCGCCGGAGCACGGTGGGACGCCCTCGGGAAGCGCTGGCCGGGGCTCCGGGCCGCCTCGGGGGTTGGGGCACTCCTGAAGCAGGCCGCCACCCCGGAAGGGATCGTGGCGGTATTGCTGGCCGTACTCCTCTTTTACCCCCCCTATTTCCGCGGCCTTTTCTTTGCGCGGGAGCTCCTTCCCACACACATGTTTACGGCCGTGATTTTTTCCCTCTTTGCTTTTTATAAAATCTCGAAGCGGGAGCTTGTCTTCTTCCGGCACCCGCTGGATTACGCCGTTTTCATCCTGCTGGGGTTCTACGTCGCCTCAAGTATCAACGCGTGGAACGCCCGTGGCGCCATCGGGGCGGTTTTGAAGATGGCGAACTACGCCGCCGTCTACTGGCTGCTGGCTTTCAGCGTGCGCTCCTTGAACGCTGTGCAAAACTACCTGAAGGTCTATTTTGCGAGCGGCACCGGGGTTGCCCTGCTTGGGCTCGGCGCCGCCTTCGGAACTTTCCACTACAGGGATGCCTTCGTCGGGGGGCGGATCTATTCCAGCCTCCAGTACCCAAACACGCTGGCCGCGTTTTTGACCGCCATCAACCTCTTCGGTCTCTACCTCGCGGCCGCCGCCCGGGGGCTGGGAGCGAGGGTCCTGCTGGCGGTGGGAAACTACCTCCTCTTTCTCACCTTCCTGGGGACGCAGTCCCGGGGCGCTTACCTCATCTACCCGGTCGGGCTCCTCATCCTCCTGGCCGGTTTGCCCGGCAGGGAGCGCTGGCGCGCCCTGGGAAATTTCGCGCTCCAGGTGCTGGCCGTCTTCGCTGTTGCCGGCAGGGTCATGGCGTGCACGGGAGGCGGGTCGGAGCTGGCGGGCTGGCTCTGGGCGCTGGCCGGGGCGGTGCTTGCGGCCCTTTTCCAGCTGGCGTGGGCCTCTCGCGAGCTCAAGGCCGCGCCCGGGCAGGCACCGAAGCAGGCAGCAGAAGCTCCCGCTGCAGGTGGCGTTCCCGCGGGGCGCAGGCGGCTCCGGCCCTGGGTACTTCCCGCTGCAGCCGTGCTGGCGCTTTTAATCCTCGCCGGCGGCGCTTTCGCCCTCCGGCAGGATCGGGGTTCAGAAACGGCCTTTGCCTCTAAGATCGTTCCCGCACAGTGGGTGGAGCGGGTTAAGAGCATCTCCCTCCATGAGAAGAACGCCCAGGAGCGCCTCCTCTGGAGCCTCGATGCATTCAAGATCATGACCTCCAGCCCTCTGAACGCCCTGGTCGGGACCGGGGGCGGGGGGTGGAACGCCCTTTACCACAGCTACCAGGACTACCTTTACTTCTCTACCGAAGTGCACAACCACTTCCTCCAGGTGGGAGTGGAAACCGGCTTCCCGGGCCTCCTCGCTTTTCTGGCCAGCTGGATTTTTTTCTGCGGCATCACCTGGCGCACCTTAAGATGCACCGGAGGCAGCATACAGGCGGCTGCGGCTGCTCCTGAGCGGGCTGCGCGTGAGCGTGTCGCAGCGCAAAGGCAGGCTGTGCCCGGACCGGCGGCAGTGCCCTTTCAATCCCTGCCGCCTGATGCCGTGCGTGGTACGGCCTGGGCGATCTTCAGCGGCGCCCTCGCTTTGGGTCTCCATTCCATGATCGACTTCAACCTCTCCCTGGGGGCGGTTGCCCTTCTCCTCTGGGGACTCTTCGGACTCGGGCGGGGCCTGGCGCGCCTCGTTGACCCGGCGGGAGACGGTACCCCCGGCGTGCCTGCAGCGGCTCAGGCCTCCAGGCCGGCCTCGAGGCGGAACCGGAAACCCAAACGCTTCCGGCTTTCCCCGGCGCTCCAGGGGGTTCTTGTCGGTACCGTTGCCGCTGTGCTCTTCCTCACCTCTTTAAGCCTCCTTCTGGGCGAGAAGTATGCCCTTGCCGCGTCGCGTGCTCTTAAAAACCAGGACGTGCAGGGAGCTGTCAGCAATCTTGAGCAGGCCCTGGAGCACGACCCCTGGACCACCTCCTACCGCGCCGACCTGGCGCAAATCTATCTCTTCCAGGGTGAGCAAAACCGGGAGGGGAACCTTTTGCAGAAAGGGCGCGAGCTGCTGGACGAGGCGGTGAAGGCGAACCGGGGCGACCCTCAACTGCGGGTGATGCGCGCCCGCGCCCTCTTCAGCACCGGCCGGCTGGAAGAGGGGATCAGAGAGCTGGAGGAGGCTGTCGCCCTGATGCCGTTCGGCCAGTCTTATTACGAGAGCCTGGCCACCGGCTATCTGAGCGCGGGGCGCTTCCTGCTGGAACAGGCGGGGCAGTTGGAGCAGGCCGGGCAAGAGGCGCCTTTTAAAGAGCAGCGGGACCCGGCAGAGCTGAAGGAGCAGGGGCGCGCCTTTTTGAAAAAAGCCCTCGATGTACCGGAGCGGATCGAAAAGAAAATGGCCGCCGTCCCGGAAAAACATAAGCAGTACTGGGGGCGGGGACCTCTCCTTGCGGCATCTCCCCTGATCTACCTCCAGGCGGGGGAAGCCGCTGCCCTGCTGGGGCGCTGGACGCAGGCCGATACTTACCTTGCGGCCGCCGCCGGGGACCCCAATCTGAAGCCGGAGGCCATCCTCTGGCGCGGCCTCGCTCTGAAAGAACGGGACCGCGCGGAGGAGGGGGAGGAACTGGTCGCCGGAGCCCTGAAGCTGAAGCCCGACCTCGCAGAGGAGCAGGAGAGGATCGAGGCGCTCCTCGGGGCAACTTCAAGGCGGCCCTCCTGA
- a CDS encoding clan AA aspartic protease, translated as MGEVRAKVRLLNAVDEALVRRKMLKPEEVRTYIADALVDTGAVRSVLPPYVVEQLGLALRGRRVAEYADGRKEAVGVTEPLIIEIKGRDTLEEALVLGDEVIIGQTVLEKLDLFVDCVNQQLIPNPAHPDQPVSKVK; from the coding sequence ATGGGTGAAGTTCGAGCCAAAGTTCGCCTGTTAAATGCAGTAGACGAGGCACTGGTCCGACGTAAAATGTTGAAACCCGAGGAAGTGCGCACATATATAGCAGATGCACTCGTTGACACCGGCGCCGTGCGTTCAGTGCTTCCTCCTTATGTGGTCGAGCAACTTGGTCTTGCCCTGCGTGGCCGGCGAGTTGCCGAATACGCGGACGGCCGCAAAGAAGCAGTGGGCGTAACTGAGCCGTTAATCATTGAAATAAAAGGCAGAGATACCTTAGAAGAGGCATTGGTCCTGGGAGATGAAGTAATAATTGGCCAGACGGTATTAGAAAAGCTAGATCTCTTCGTGGATTGTGTTAACCAGCAACTTATACCTAACCCTGCTCATCCTGATCAGCCAGTCTCCAAAGTAAAATAA
- a CDS encoding nucleoside-diphosphate sugar epimerase/dehydratase — MGRRGTNLIFCILDIFFVNGAYLGALILRFDAAVPAEYLAAYLTLAPDATFLTIVTFYFSGLYRKMWRYASVREIYAILQAVTIANLLVVAVAYILVYPSGAASPLPRSIYPLAWLLNMAFVGASRLSSRSLREMELNGTLALSPGNGRGWGRRLKEFFRVSPRGLSRENNHTGGPAPRRRRVLIVGAGDAGAMVVRELHNHPSLGFEPVGFVDDDPRKKGLYLLDVPILGDRHDIPRLVKELRVDEIIIAMPSVPGRVVRELVEIAKTTGARLKTVPGIYELINGRVSVNQIREVQVEDLLGREPVQLDLEEIASYLTGRVVLVTGAGGSIGSELCRQIARFRPACLVMLDHSENNLFEIESELLERCRGVDAPAELADVRDQAKVEQIFEKYRPQVVFHAAAHKHVPMMERCPEQAVANNVLGTYITAGTALRFQSEIFVLVSTDKAVRPRSVMGATKRAAELVIQYLNEKSRQGNLRTRFAAVRFGNVLGSRGSVIPIFKRQIARGGPVTVTHPEMVRYFMTIPEAVQLIIQAGALARGGEIFVLDMGEPVKILDLARDLIRLSGLVPDRDIEIKITGIRPGEKLKEELFTPQEERTATKNSRIFIARNGDCDPGLAATLLEHLDLGFGLKTPEEALTLLGWLFPGWHAAQGSVCPAAPALSASQPARKLSREQVPVPSCPLDAV; from the coding sequence ATGGGGCGGAGAGGAACAAACTTGATATTTTGCATCCTGGATATCTTTTTTGTTAACGGCGCCTATCTGGGAGCGCTTATCCTCCGTTTCGACGCCGCAGTCCCCGCCGAGTATCTGGCGGCCTACCTTACCCTCGCCCCCGATGCCACCTTTCTCACCATCGTTACCTTTTATTTTTCCGGGCTTTACCGGAAGATGTGGCGTTACGCCAGTGTCCGCGAAATATATGCAATTTTACAGGCCGTGACCATTGCGAACCTCCTTGTGGTTGCGGTCGCCTATATCCTCGTGTATCCCTCGGGAGCGGCATCTCCTCTCCCGCGGAGCATTTACCCCCTTGCCTGGCTCCTCAATATGGCCTTTGTCGGCGCCTCCCGGTTAAGCTCCCGTTCGCTGCGGGAAATGGAACTGAATGGGACTCTGGCGCTTTCGCCAGGTAATGGTAGGGGTTGGGGGAGGCGGTTGAAGGAGTTTTTCAGAGTTTCCCCCAGGGGGCTGTCTCGGGAAAACAACCACACAGGTGGCCCCGCTCCCCGGCGCCGGCGGGTGCTGATTGTTGGAGCCGGGGACGCCGGCGCAATGGTCGTGCGGGAACTGCACAATCACCCGTCCCTCGGCTTCGAGCCTGTCGGATTCGTGGACGATGACCCGCGCAAAAAGGGGCTTTATCTGCTGGATGTCCCAATTTTGGGCGACCGCCATGACATTCCCCGGCTGGTTAAGGAACTCCGGGTGGACGAGATCATCATCGCCATGCCCTCGGTCCCCGGCCGGGTCGTGCGGGAACTGGTTGAGATCGCCAAAACCACAGGAGCCCGGCTGAAAACCGTTCCCGGGATCTACGAGCTGATCAACGGCAGGGTATCGGTGAACCAGATCCGGGAGGTCCAGGTCGAAGACCTGCTGGGGCGGGAGCCGGTGCAGCTGGATCTGGAGGAAATTGCGTCCTATCTCACAGGGAGGGTGGTGCTTGTTACCGGGGCAGGGGGTTCGATCGGGTCCGAGCTGTGCCGCCAGATCGCCCGCTTCCGTCCGGCCTGTCTCGTAATGCTGGACCACAGCGAAAACAACCTTTTTGAAATCGAGAGCGAACTCCTGGAGCGCTGCCGCGGTGTTGACGCCCCGGCCGAACTGGCGGACGTCCGGGACCAGGCAAAGGTCGAGCAAATTTTCGAGAAGTACAGGCCGCAGGTTGTTTTCCACGCGGCCGCCCACAAGCACGTCCCGATGATGGAGCGCTGCCCGGAACAGGCGGTGGCCAATAACGTGCTGGGCACTTACATCACAGCCGGGACGGCCCTCCGCTTTCAAAGCGAGATTTTTGTGCTTGTTTCCACAGACAAAGCGGTCCGTCCCCGCAGTGTGATGGGCGCGACGAAGCGCGCCGCAGAACTGGTGATCCAGTACCTCAATGAAAAAAGCAGGCAAGGGAACCTCCGGACCCGTTTCGCTGCCGTCCGGTTCGGCAACGTCCTGGGGAGCCGGGGGAGCGTGATCCCTATTTTTAAACGCCAGATCGCGCGGGGCGGCCCCGTGACGGTGACTCACCCGGAGATGGTACGCTACTTCATGACGATTCCGGAGGCGGTTCAGCTGATTATCCAGGCGGGAGCGCTGGCGCGGGGCGGTGAGATCTTTGTGCTTGACATGGGTGAACCTGTGAAGATTCTGGACCTCGCCCGCGACCTGATCCGGCTTTCCGGTTTGGTTCCGGACCGGGATATCGAGATCAAAATCACGGGGATTCGTCCCGGCGAAAAGCTGAAGGAAGAACTGTTTACTCCCCAGGAGGAGAGGACGGCCACCAAAAACAGCCGGATCTTCATCGCCCGGAACGGGGACTGCGATCCCGGGCTTGCCGCGACCCTCCTCGAACATTTGGATCTCGGCTTCGGCCTGAAAACGCCTGAAGAAGCACTGACTCTTTTGGGCTGGCTTTTTCCCGGCTGGCACGCGGCCCAGGGCAGCGTTTGCCCGGCCGCTCCTGCGCTTTCCGCTTCTCAGCCTGCCCGGAAGCTCTCCCGGGAGCAGGTCCCCGTACCGTCCTGCCCCCTGGATGCCGTTTAG
- a CDS encoding N-acetylmuramoyl-L-alanine amidase — protein MQSRCWTHIIIHHTGAEEKDAAQVRRYHLSLGWRDVGYHYVIERDGRVVPGRSLELPGAHCRAEGMNFKGIGIACIGNFENHPPLPLQLEALTALIRSLRQDYGIAPEKVLGHREVPGAATLCPGRFFTKDQIRALLRHPSAESGTPPAQDASGLPAAPKEEPLLYRVQAGAFRERKNAEQLAQKLETAGFPAVIVPPGEQRR, from the coding sequence TTGCAAAGCAGATGCTGGACGCACATTATCATCCACCACACCGGTGCGGAGGAGAAGGACGCGGCGCAGGTGCGCCGCTACCACTTGAGCCTGGGCTGGCGGGACGTCGGCTACCACTACGTCATCGAGCGGGACGGGAGGGTGGTCCCCGGGCGGAGCCTCGAACTTCCCGGCGCCCACTGCCGAGCGGAGGGGATGAACTTCAAGGGGATCGGGATCGCCTGCATCGGAAATTTCGAGAACCACCCCCCGCTTCCCCTGCAGCTGGAAGCCCTGACGGCATTAATCCGGTCACTCCGGCAGGATTACGGAATCGCGCCCGAAAAAGTTCTGGGCCACAGGGAGGTGCCGGGTGCCGCGACTCTGTGCCCGGGGCGTTTTTTCACGAAAGACCAGATCCGCGCTCTGCTGCGGCATCCCTCAGCAGAAAGCGGAACTCCACCCGCCCAAGATGCCTCCGGCTTGCCGGCTGCCCCGAAAGAGGAGCCTCTCCTGTACCGGGTGCAGGCGGGGGCGTTCCGGGAACGGAAAAACGCGGAACAGCTCGCGCAAAAGCTCGAAACAGCCGGTTTCCCGGCCGTCATCGTGCCGCCCGGGGAGCAAAGGCGTTAA
- a CDS encoding DUF2922 domain-containing protein, protein MLTKRLELIFQTAGGGRLRISVADPREDLTPAEVEAAMNTIIAKDIFTSRTGSATAIYGARIVSRDTVDLITA, encoded by the coding sequence ATGCTTACCAAGAGGCTGGAACTTATTTTCCAGACCGCAGGGGGAGGGAGGCTCCGGATCTCCGTTGCGGATCCCCGGGAGGACCTCACTCCCGCGGAGGTGGAGGCGGCAATGAACACCATCATCGCCAAGGACATCTTCACCTCAAGGACCGGGAGCGCAACGGCGATTTACGGCGCCCGCATCGTCAGCAGAGACACGGTAGACCTGATAACTGCCTAA
- a CDS encoding DUF1659 domain-containing protein: MAVNALPLESTLQIVVQTGTMANGDPALRTNSYRNVKTGAQDADVYEVAQALAGLQIHPLNAVHRQNEVDLVAV, from the coding sequence GTGGCCGTGAACGCTTTACCGCTGGAGTCAACACTCCAGATCGTGGTGCAAACGGGAACTATGGCTAATGGCGACCCGGCCCTCCGCACCAACTCCTACCGGAACGTGAAAACCGGAGCCCAGGACGCGGATGTTTACGAGGTAGCCCAGGCCCTGGCCGGACTCCAGATCCACCCGCTCAACGCCGTCCACAGGCAGAACGAAGTCGATCTGGTCGCAGTCTAA
- a CDS encoding 2-oxoisovalerate dehydrogenase: protein MDREIIFLVEEAPEGGYTARALGHSIFTEGENLDEIRAAVREAVRCHFEDKDMPRMIRLHIVKDEVMAV, encoded by the coding sequence TTGGACCGCGAGATAATTTTTTTGGTCGAGGAAGCCCCAGAAGGTGGTTACACAGCACGAGCCCTCGGCCACTCTATATTCACAGAAGGTGAGAATTTAGACGAGATAAGGGCTGCTGTTCGGGAGGCGGTGCGCTGTCATTTTGAAGATAAAGATATGCCTCGGATGATCCGTTTGCATATCGTAAAAGACGAGGTTATGGCGGTGTGA
- a CDS encoding type II toxin-antitoxin system HicA family toxin, whose amino-acid sequence MKAPRDVSGEKLAKLLARYGYRVTRQTGSHLRLTTALGGEHHITIPLHKPLKVGTLNGILTDVATHLKISKEALVRELFS is encoded by the coding sequence GTGAAGGCGCCCAGAGACGTAAGCGGAGAGAAATTAGCAAAACTTTTGGCTCGATATGGATACCGCGTAACACGTCAAACAGGAAGCCATCTTCGTCTTACCACAGCTCTAGGAGGGGAACACCATATTACCATACCTCTGCATAAACCGTTGAAAGTTGGGACACTTAACGGTATTTTGACCGATGTAGCCACTCATTTGAAAATCTCCAAGGAAGCTTTAGTCAGGGAACTTTTTTCGTGA
- a CDS encoding DUF433 domain-containing protein, producing the protein MDKDLLRRIAVDPEVLCGKPMIRGTRISVELVLERLAQGFSFQDIINQYDLDEEDIKAALFYASKTIAGEEVYEAL; encoded by the coding sequence ATGGACAAAGACCTTTTGCGGAGAATAGCAGTTGATCCTGAGGTCCTTTGCGGAAAGCCAATGATCAGGGGGACACGGATATCTGTTGAGTTGGTTTTAGAAAGGCTGGCCCAGGGATTTAGCTTTCAAGATATTATCAACCAGTATGACCTGGATGAAGAAGACATAAAAGCGGCTTTATTTTACGCCTCCAAAACAATAGCAGGCGAAGAAGTCTACGAGGCCCTATGA
- a CDS encoding YlcI/YnfO family protein produces the protein MGEGSNKSNASLKNPKKQASQITAVRLPSEVVCRIDALVGRGNRSKFIAAAVEKELRRRARLAHLEEAGGFIPDDLDALAFVNRLRAWDERPD, from the coding sequence ATGGGTGAAGGTTCAAACAAGAGCAATGCCAGCTTAAAAAACCCAAAAAAGCAGGCCTCTCAAATCACGGCGGTGAGACTGCCCTCCGAGGTCGTCTGCCGGATCGACGCCCTTGTGGGCAGGGGCAACCGCTCCAAGTTCATCGCCGCCGCCGTTGAAAAGGAATTAAGGCGGCGGGCGCGCCTTGCACACCTCGAAGAGGCCGGGGGTTTTATCCCTGACGACCTGGATGCCTTAGCCTTTGTGAACCGGCTGCGAGCTTGGGACGAGAGGCCCGATTGA
- a CDS encoding PIN domain-containing protein — protein sequence MASRGFLLDTDFLLDLNRSRRHVLRQRAEKLLLGINDGDLYISSVAVAEFLTGVPEDRQEEVQKMLQEQYFYLAPAYEEAVFAGRLRREWLARGYTLALSDVTNAALAISRKLALVTRNVPHYPFPELAMINW from the coding sequence GTGGCTTCCCGCGGGTTTCTGCTCGACACCGATTTTTTGCTCGATTTGAACCGGAGCAGGCGCCACGTTTTGCGCCAGCGGGCGGAAAAGCTCTTGCTCGGCATCAATGACGGCGACCTCTACATTTCCAGTGTGGCGGTCGCGGAATTCTTGACCGGGGTCCCGGAAGACAGGCAGGAAGAAGTGCAGAAAATGCTCCAGGAGCAGTACTTCTACCTTGCTCCTGCTTATGAAGAGGCCGTCTTTGCCGGAAGACTGCGCCGGGAGTGGCTTGCGCGGGGCTATACCCTGGCTCTTTCCGATGTCACCAATGCCGCCCTGGCAATCTCCCGGAAACTGGCCCTGGTGACGAGGAATGTTCCCCACTACCCCTTCCCTGAGCTTGCGATGATTAACTGGTGA
- a CDS encoding AbrB/MazE/SpoVT family DNA-binding domain-containing protein: MPYVATVSQKGWVVIPKELRAKFKIRPGSKVLLMEGEEGLVITPLPEDPIAAFRGMLKGFPLVEELLDARKEEAAREELRAGQLRGAGVLPG; encoded by the coding sequence ATGCCTTATGTTGCTACCGTATCACAAAAAGGCTGGGTGGTCATACCGAAGGAGCTCCGCGCAAAGTTCAAGATCCGCCCGGGAAGCAAGGTCCTCCTCATGGAAGGGGAGGAGGGCCTGGTGATCACACCTCTCCCCGAGGACCCGATTGCTGCTTTCAGGGGGATGCTCAAGGGTTTCCCCCTGGTTGAAGAGCTGCTGGATGCCAGGAAGGAGGAGGCTGCCCGTGAAGAGCTACGTGCTGGACAGCTACGCGGTGCTGGCGTACTTCCAGGATGA
- a CDS encoding type II toxin-antitoxin system VapC family toxin, with protein sequence MKSYVLDSYAVLAYFQDEEGAAQVEGLLREAAAGKASLILSAVNLGEVAYITQRKAGAGSRRKLLAALDALPVTVVDADRGLALAAAEIKAEHAVSCADCFALALARRSGGTVVTGDPEFKKAEGVAPVHWLPDKP encoded by the coding sequence GTGAAGAGCTACGTGCTGGACAGCTACGCGGTGCTGGCGTACTTCCAGGATGAAGAAGGGGCAGCCCAGGTGGAGGGACTGCTCCGGGAAGCCGCTGCAGGGAAAGCATCCCTGATCCTGTCTGCCGTCAACCTTGGGGAGGTCGCCTACATCACCCAGCGGAAGGCCGGGGCGGGAAGCAGGCGCAAACTTCTGGCTGCGCTGGATGCCCTTCCGGTTACGGTTGTGGACGCCGACCGGGGCCTTGCCCTAGCGGCGGCGGAGATCAAGGCAGAACACGCCGTTTCCTGCGCCGACTGCTTCGCGCTCGCCTTGGCCCGGCGCAGCGGGGGAACTGTGGTCACGGGGGACCCCGAGTTTAAAAAGGCGGAGGGGGTCGCTCCGGTTCACTGGCTCCCGGACAAGCCCTAA